The following proteins are co-located in the Oncorhynchus clarkii lewisi isolate Uvic-CL-2024 chromosome 30, UVic_Ocla_1.0, whole genome shotgun sequence genome:
- the LOC139389274 gene encoding uncharacterized protein C22orf15-like, with the protein MFVTVQFGEGQTELFNLNCRVIDFIHSLKERCYLDSQDYVDLMDRTGELVNLSVKEKSMEQASSLMKERHSYVLIRICSDGTEGQKYVPLLNDLDKSHPELAEVLKKLSNPCKEQEKKGGPSRKGSVNQIRRKLIAGNKKSHPGRLKDMKKGEEEG; encoded by the exons ATGTTTGTCACCGTGCAGTTTGGAG AGGGCCAAACAGAACTGTTTAACCTGAACTGCAGGGTGATAGACTTCATCCACAGTTTGAAGGAGAGATGTTATCTGGATTCTCAAG ACTATGTGGACCTGATGGACAGGACAGGGGAGCTGGTGAACCTGAGTGTAAAGGAGAAGAGCATGGAGCAGGCCAGCAGTCTGATGAAGGAGAGGCACAGCTACGTTCTCATACGCATCTGCA GTGATGGGACTGAAGGGCAGAAGTACGTGCCACTCCTAAATGACCTTGACAAGAGCCATCCCGAGTTAGCAG AGGTCCTAAAGAAGCTGTCCAACCCATGTAAGGAGCAGGAAAAAAAGGGTGGTCCCTCAAGGAAAGGTTCTGTCAATCAGATCCGGCGCAAGCTCATTGCTGGAAACAAGAAGAGCCATCCTGGAAGACTTAAAGATatgaagaaaggagaggaggaaggctga
- the LOC139389588 gene encoding adenosine receptor A2b-like: MLNDASSVIYIVLELLIAILSVLGNVLVCWAVCLNSNLQNITNFFVVSLAVADIAVGVLGIPFAIVISTGFCSNFYGCLFIACFVLVLTQSSIFSLLAIAIDRYIAITIPLRYNSLVTGQRAKGIIAVCWVLSIIIGLTPMLGWNKSTERPNSTCSPGLMECLFEEVVVMDYMVYFNFFACVLMPLLLMLVIYLQIFMAARHQLKLIELKAVHGGKSHSTLQKEVQAAKSLAIIVGLFAICWLPLHIINCFTLFCPQCARPPLWIIYVAIILSHGNSVVNPFIYAYRIREFRHTFRRIIRRHFLGLHRRQLFESGGSTRTSTHNSVCGSVRVKANCLSFDLHTEHNTCSCESHVTPAGAVLTSAPIHNHPLSVISFHNHNVSPPLPQPLIQTQTQPLCHPLQYGDHQQSPKGPEMEEVKDRQDLSPVQVKSLFYKHKTCFTKLSGVS, from the exons ATGCTGAACGATGCTTCCTCTGTCATCTACATTGTGCTGGAACTGCTGATCGCCATACTATCCGTGCTGGGCAATGTGCTGGTCTGCTGGGCCGTCTGCCTCAACAGCAACCTGCAGAACATCACCAACTTCTTTGTGGTGTCCCTGGCGGTGGCAGACATTGCTGTGGGAGTGCTGGGTATCCCCTTCGCCATCGTCATCAGCACTGGCTTCTGCTCCAACTTCTATGGCTGCCTCTTCATTGCTTGCTTTGTGCTGGTGCTCACCCAGAGCTCCATCTTCAGCCTGCTGGCCATCGCCATAGACCGTTACATCGCCATCACGATACCGCTCAG GTACAATAGCCTGGTGACAGGCCAGCGTGCCAAGGGGATCATTGCTGTCTGCTGGGTGCTGTCCATCATCATCGGCCTGACCCCGATGTTGGGCTGGAACAAGTCCACTGAGCGCCCCAACAGCACCTGCTCCCCAGGCCTGATGGAGTGTCTGTTTGAAGAGGTGGTTGTCATGGACTACATGGTCTACTTTAACTTTTTCGCCTGTGTGCTGATGCCTCTGCTGCTCATGCTGGTCATCTACCTGCAGATCTTCATGGCAGCTCGGCATCAGCTGAAGCTCATAGAACTGAAGGCTGTCCACGGGGGGAAGTCCCACTCCACCCTGCAGAAGGAGGTCCAGGCGGCCAAGTCGCTGGCCATCATCGTGGGCCTGTTTGCCATCTGCTGGCTGCCGCTTCACATCATCAACTGCTTCACCCTGTTCTGCCCTCAGTGTGCCCGCCCACCCCTGTGGATAATATACGTGGCCATCATCCTCTCCCACGGCAACTCGGTGGTCAACCCCTTCATCTATGCATACCGCATCCGGGAGTTCCGTCACACCTTCAGGAGGATCATCCGCCGCCACTTCCTGGGCCTCCACCGCCGGCAGCTGTTTGAGAGTGGCGGCAGCACTCGCACCTCCACCCACAACAGCGTCTGTGGCTCAGTGAGGGTTAAGGCCAACTGCCTCAGCTTCGACCTCCACACCGAgcacaacacctgtagctgtgaGAGCCATGTCACACCTGCAGGGGCCGTTCTGACCTCAGCGCCCATTCACAACCACCCTCTTTCTGTGATTAGTTTCCACAATCACAATGTGAGCCCCCCTCTGCCACAGCCTCTCATACAGACCCAGACACAACCCTTATGTCATCCCCTGCAGTATGGGGACCACCAGCAGTCTCCTAAAGGACCGGAGATGGAAGAGGTAAAGGACAGGCAGGATCTCTCCCCTGTCCAGGTCAAATCACTGTTCTATAAACATAAAACCTGCTTCACCAAGCTTTCTGGGGTGTCCTGA